Within the Mastacembelus armatus chromosome 23, fMasArm1.2, whole genome shotgun sequence genome, the region AGTAGCATGGGAAGGAGAACCAGTAGAGGGAGCAGACAACAACCAGGCAAGTCAGCCAGGTGCTTCAGAGAGCCACAGCAGCCCAGGCCACAACCAGGCCCAAAGGAGATGGGAGTCCGAAGAGGAGGCTAAAGGGGATCAGCCACAGCCTGAGGATGAGGGTTCCACCAGTGGGGTATGAGTCACTTAACTTGGCCACTTGTCACTGTTTTCCTTGAAGGGCCACAAACGTGATGGCATCATTCAAAACTAATGCTTAGGTCATTATAATTACAACTCTTCACTGCACTGCACTTCAGCAGAATGAATTCATTTGCACTTCTTTTTTATTAACTAGAGACTTAACTATAAGGAAGACAGGAACATCATTAGTAACTCAGTAGTGACtggaaaacctttatttatattAGTGTATTCATCTTGCATGAAGGCATGCATGAGATACTTTTAGTTTCTGTATAATCCTGACACACATCAACAAATAAATTGTCTTACTTAGCCCAATTCTTTGATTACCAAGTTCAGTCCCTTTGTCTGTTTCCCGTCCAGGTTGAGGATGTTACAATCTCGTGTTGTCTATGTGGTCAGGACTTTAACTCACGCCGCAGTATCAGGCGTCACTGTCGCAAAATGCATCAAACAAAACTCGAGGAGCTCCGAAAGTTCACTGAGACACGAACAGTTCCCACAAGTCTGCTCTCTATGGTGAAAGGTAAGTTTAAcaattagtaaaaaaaattaaatattgacCATAACAATTGTGAAACTATGCTAAACACAGCTACACAGAAACATTGGTTTTCAACATCCTTAAggccaaaacatatttttgaaaGCTCAAAAATTAATACTACTTAAGGAGGAAAAGCCTGAAatcatacaaaacaaaacaaaaaaagtcaacTCTTATTTTTGTGTATGCACATTGGATGAGAGGGAGGTTCAATTTGTGACAGAATTAGtttcaaaacattcaaattGGTAACACTTTTCTAACACACTTTATGAACATCTAGGTAAACGTATCAAGCAAAGGTCATTTAGGACATTCAGCCCACAATATGTTGAAGAAAACTCTTTAAAGTGTTGCTGTCTGTGTAATGTAAATGAAGGGTAAATATTATGAAATAATGATTATTCTTGTTGATGCTTTAGGTCGGCCAAGGACTCTTAGCACGCCTACTGGAAAGTCCTGCCCAGTGTGCCTCAAAACCTTTGCTACCAAAGCCAATGTGCGTCGTCACTTTGACGAGGTGCATCGTGGTCTGCGGAGGGACACCGTCACTCCCAGCATTGCCTCACGCCCTTATCAGCCCTTCTCTTTGGAGGTCACACCCCCGAGGAAGAGCAATAATGCCTCTCCAACACGTAGCCACAACTCCAAGTCCACCCCTGTGAACTCTAAAACAACGCCTTCAAGCCAAAACCAATCCAAACCTCAGAATCCGCTCCCAGCCTCCCCACCAGCAAACCTGGCCTCATGTCGTTGCACGCTGTGCAAAAGGAACTACAGCTCCCAGGTTGGTTTGTTTCCTTAATTTTGGTGCCTTTCtatcctttttgcaaagtttcTTTATCATCTCTGGATTATCTCAAGTTGGTCTAGTGGGGGGctagttttatttcaaatggcTCATGCCTATTTGGTGAAAACTAAAAAGGAAggagaacaaaaccaaaaatataattttttgaCTTAAAATGCATCAACTGATCTTTAATCTTTATCTGTGTATTTCAGCTGATGTTGAAGAGACACATGCGGATTGTccacaaaatatacagtatcaaAAGTAACAGGGCTGCTACCACGTCGGCCTCTGCTACTACAGCAACCactccaaacagcagcagcgCCAACTTAGGCTCAAACAACAACATCCGGGTCAAAGAGGAAGCAGTAGAACCTTCAGATGAGGATGACGACGAGGAAGTTGACAGTAGTCCAGCCCCATCTCCGAGTGACAACACCGTGACATCAAAAAGTGTTTCTGTTGCACACAACGCCATGAAGGTGAAGGAGGAAGAGGCCCCGTCAAGTCCAAAGACGGCATCGTccttatcatcatcatcatcctcacgTGGCAGCAACATGTGCAGCGGAGGTGTGGCtgccaaaatgacaaaattatcGGTGGGTTTTGACTTTAAGCAGCTCTTCTGCAAACTGTGCAAACGACAGTTCAGCTCACGCCAGAACTTAACAAAGCACATTGAGCTGCACACGGATGGCAACGACATCTTCATCAAGTTCTACCGCTGCCCTCTCTGTCGCTACGAGTCACGGCGCAAACGTGATGTCCTGCGTCATGTGACGGTAGTCCACAAGAAGTCATCTGCGTACCTAGCCAAGATCATGCCCAAACTGGAGAGCAGGGCTGTGAAGAGGCTAGCTGAGGTGGTCCTGAACAGTACGCACTCTAACAAAAGGACAAGCAGCAGCTCCAAAGAGGAGGTGAACGGACGCCAtgcttcttcttcatcctcctcctctccttcacctCCTGTCACTCGCAAGCAAGACTGCACCACAGCTGCCGCCACCTCCACTTCAGCCTCCTCGTCCTCCGCCACAGCTCTTGCCCCCGTCACTCGGAAACAGCAGGACCTCTCATCGCCCAACATCACCCCATCCCCTCCTGTTACCCGCAAGCAGGAACGACAACAGACCCACCAGCATCGCCCTGTCAGCCCTCCCCTGACCCGCCGTAGTgaaaagcacacacaccaacgcaactcctcctccaccaccttgCCCAGCAGCCAGCCGCCACACACCAGACGACATGACACCCagtcagagagcagcagcacagggtCATCCACTGAAGTCAGGGTGACCAAGAACTTCTCCCTGCACGCctgtgaccagtgtggacgGGCCTTTGCCAAGAAGGTATTTGAGTTTTACATAAGAAACAATGGAAACAATCTACTGGGTCATTTCTATAGTGAGGGTCTGGGCACATATCATCATCACATGCTAAGCCCTCATGAAGACTCTACACAGAGAAGTAGTGTCTTACTTTAACCCTCAGGGGCAtagtcactgttttttttaacaattgtGTAGCTCAAATGATTAATGTATTAGTTGATAACATAATCTGTAGGTTGACTgataataaaagttattttcatcCAGGTACATCAGCTGATTAagataaatatttgttgttaatCTGTTAGTACTACCTGCATAGTGATATTAAAAGATATCTGAATGAGTAGTTTTGTCCAGTGGAATGAAAAATACCCCTTAGTGTGGATCTGTGGATTTATAGCTTAAATCCTGTACATGAATGACCTTCTGTTTAACTTGTGTTTATCAGCTGTACCTGGAATCTCACAAGCGAAGCCATCGTAAcgcagtgacagcagcagccagcaggaGGAAAGGCGTCAGCACCCGCTCCAAATCCCTGGCCTGGTGAAACACACCGTGTAAGACTCGGTTTCTTCTCTGTCTTGTTCATTTAGAAACCAAAAAGACATGCTGCTACGTGATGTGTACTTAAGCACATttaagattgtgtgtgtgagtgtgtgagagagacataCACATGACTTGTGATATTGCCCCTTTTTTCTggatctttttaaaattttaccacttccttttgtgtttttttttattcttttcccCCTTTTCCACATGTTGTTGTTCTCTCTACTCACAGTCCACCGGAGATAATGGACAAGTGAGCCACAAAAAATGAAGAatcaaaactggaaaaataacGGATGAATGGAGCACgcacagagcagagatggaCTGAAGTACAAAGGATTTTCCCCCTTTTGCGTACGAACCAAATATATTGTTGGAATCTgactttttatatatatatatatatatagtttcatTATGAAGACTACCAGCTTGTGGGACGATGCGCTGCTATCCTGCTGTCTCTCCACTGCTGTATATATCTGTAGTTACTTACTACAGTATGTAAACATATGTAGATCCAAATGCAGATGACTGATTTGTACTGCTTTGCTCTCTGTAAAGCGCTTTTACCAAAAGGATGAAGGTACAGTCAACCAGGCAGGGAGTCAGAACTGGATCAGGAAACAGACTGGAGACgagatgtttttgttgttttgtttcagaaaaGCTGAGTATAATTTGACCCTTAACGCCTCTTACAGAGGTATTAGCATTTCAAAGTAGTTAATTGTCAGCTTTTCTGTCTATTCACACATTATATAGGGTGTTGAGGGTGCTAACAATTTGATAAACTTAAGACCACTTGCTCAGCGTCACAACTGACCAACAGAAAATAGCCCCAgaccttcttttcttttctcttcactttATTTTCCCTCTGAAACGTTGAGGACTGTTGTGTCCTGCTTACTCCTCACAGTTTGTTGATTTCTTCACGATCGACGCCCGTAGTCTTATTTTATATCCTGTTGAATCTGCTTTGTGGTGACTGACAGACTCTGTAGCTGAAGTCTTGCTCATACAAAAAATCCAAAATCCCacaaatgatgaaatgaaacaatccAAGCTGCTGTACTTGGAATATAAAACTGACAGATGATTTATAGAAATCAAATCATATTGGTTATACTTTCTATGAAGATCTTTTTGGAACATTGTTAAGTGAAAGGTTAACATTCAGACAAATTATCAACACTATCACTTGTTGGTAAATAacctgtgtttatgtgtaagaATCCACTGCACAGTGAGCGGGAAGTATTGGACTGCAAACAGTATGAGCAGTAATGCATATTTCTACAGACAGGTCACTTTTAGTGAAACAGCCAAACTGCTTTAGACATTAGAAACTATTAACTGGAAGACTAATGTAGTGCCATGTTAAGCTAAACCGCTAACTTCACCTGACTTAAAGGTTTACATGCATCTGTTTGTTCGCTCAACAAAACAATCCACTagtctttttaaataaactgtgaGCTTTTCTTTTTGACCATAACTATGTAATCTCCATTTTTAGCATTAATGCTGCATCAGTCGTTCAAAATGGACTGCATTTGTTTGGTCACAGTCTCTTTGGTAGTCTTTATAACACTGGCAGGAAAGAAGGACTGAGGAAGACCAAATGTGGATATGTCTTAATGTTCAAACAGAAAGCCATGAGAGTGGAACAAACCCAGATGAACGGAAAgaccaaactttatttttataactgaAAACACTAACATGACAAGGTTTtgaaaatatgtatatatggaTTTATTCTACACCGATGGTATAAATAATAGTTATAATAGTCACAATAGTTACACACTTGTATTTAACTGTTGTTGACCCATGTGCTTCAGACATGTCTGACTAGTACTAGTCTGTCACTATTTAATACTGAGATAAGTTTGTGTTGCTCCACAATTTGTTGTCCTTCTTTGTATCTCATTCCTTTTGAAGGAGGTAGGTGTCAAGAGAACAGGAATCACACCTCGAGAAACTCTTAAGACTTTTTATCTCGTCATTTCTTTCATTATCAGTTGTAAAATGTATTAAGCTCAGCTTCTAGAGAACCTGAGAAGACTTAGAGAAGCCTTTCAGATGTGAGGAGAATGTTAAAGCCAACcacttaataaataaaaatgtactgcttCAACCTTCTGAGGGGAGTTCTGTGTAGCTttgactgactttttttttttttttttgtgctcgGATATGAGTTGTATACTTCCATCAATCACGTCTGTCGTTTCATTTGACATCTCAGAGAGTTAGATTTATACCTTCAGTGCATATTGACTTGTAGCTGTGTGCAGGACGTCTTTTAGAGTGATGTCGTCATCAGGGCTGATTGAACTTGAGACTTTGAATAAATGTATAACTGGAGGTCTGGGTTACAAACTCATGACAGGAATATAAACGAACAATTTTTACTTCCATTCTCAGGTGAATATCCAATGTTTAAAAACTGATCTGACCAAAGATGGATACGTGATGGAAACTGAAGAATTTGGaggatttaaaaacatcacttttGGGGCTCTGGTGCTTTAGTTTTATGTATCGTTCTTTAGTCCCCCAGTCTAATGAAAATACAGTTGGGAATTGTTGTTTCAAAGTGGTGCATTTGTCAGGGCAAGGAAAAAACTGCAGCCTCTGTGGACCCTTAATGACTTTAGGACTTTATAGTAGTTATTTAGACCTGTGTAGTCTAACGTGTTAAATCTCTTGAGATACAATAGAAGCACTCAGATCTCTAATTCAAATAAAGTAGCAATACCACTCCGTTAAAAATACTCCACAGTAACAGTCCTGAATtcaaagtaagaaagaaaaagcataaGTCTCTCcagaaaaatgtacttaaaagAATGAaccatctgctttttttttttttttttttttgttcccctGTTTCACTGACTTTCACCACGAGATGGCGCCATGGCTCCGCAATACCTGCAGCCTCCTCCGCAGCGGTACAGCCACAAATTGGACGCGTTGCGCACACCTTCCACGTTGTCACATGAGCGAACACCCGGGTCTGTTTCGATTTGCCTGGTTTCTTACTCCACGTTGCTTATCAAATTGTTATTACACAGCAGATTGGATGcgcttcatttatttaattccaTTCACCACAAACACCCATGGCGCTAGGGGTTTACAGGGGGGATCAATGGGCGCAGTAAAAAACGATCCAAGTCCAGGCAATCAGGAGTGTGACGCAACGCAACGACCATATTTTGACGAGTTATTAATTTGTCCAAATAACCAAAGCCTTCAATAATGGAAGCTATCGATCCGATTGATTAGTAATAAAGCTGATTGAGGGGGTGGGCTCTGCTGGATGACAGTGGTGAAATTAGACGGTGATCTGATGCGGGCGGGTTAAGCAGACTCCTCAAATATATGTTTCACGTAGACTGGGCTTTGTGGAGTCGTGCGCTGTCCCTTCAGCACCCACCACCGGAGCGCGCGCGTCCGTCCGTGGAGCAGCACGAGCGCACCTTCACGTGAGGGATTTATCAGCAAAGTGCAGGAACACATAGAAGGGACCGTGGATACACATCAGGTGGGTTTAACCAACATTATTGATTACTGATCACGACTGACAGAGTCCGCGTCTGATGAAtctgcccccccccctctctcgctctctctctctctctctctctctctcttcctgtatCAGACTCATTCCTCTCTGTATCGACTTCATCCCAGGCAGCCTCCCTCTATTGTCTCCTCAAACAAGTACGAGGTCAATAACTGCATCTCCATCAGTAAAATCAGCACTGCTGCGCACGACGGAACACTTTTTAAACATCAGcaccatctgtttttttttttttgtttgttttttttcctgtctctggCTTGCGGATGTTCTAAATTTCCcctaaatctttttttttttttttttttttttttgctgttgtgggaaaaaaacatctcattCTAGGAGGACTGATATTATTTTTcgggagagggaaaaaaaaaactgctgagcTCCGCAAGGAAGTTGCCTGAGGCGCACAGGGACCACAAGGACTCCGCGGAGGAGGCTGGAGCCAGTGATTCCCACCCTTCACACACCGCTGGATGAATTAGATTTTCTGAGGTATTTTACACATCAACATTTGGTGTTTCCCCCTCTTTCCCCTCTTTCTTTTACCTGACTAAACGctgttgcatcttttttttcccttctctgtctctgtgggtGTTTTCCCTCTCTCATCTGTGGCATCCTCACATTCCTCTAGTGATGGATTTTGGGCACTCAGTCTTATTTAGTGTCTGAATGTGTCTTTCTGCATATTGCTAATGGATTTACAcatgatttttatttcacatggaCTCTGTGGCACAGAGGGCTGCACAGGGCTGAAGTATGTTTCACTCAGTAACTAAAAATTTCGTGGGTGTTGGAGGATTTTAAAAAGAGACGCAGGAAAATAAGCTCCATAATTTGCTCTCCCTAAAGATATCATTGCACTGGTGTTTCTCTGCTTCTACTGTGGATGGCACTGTCTTAATTAGGGTGCAATCAGAAATACCACCACCGCTGTACAGAAAGAAGCCTATAGGCTGCATAATGAGCATACACCCTTAGACTTTGATCTCACATAGTCTCATTTCTGCACCTGTGGGCGGCACTTTATTTTCCAGACACAGGACTTAATCACATCAGAggcatgtgtttttaaaaaatgatgccTGAGCTACGATGTGCGTTTCTCCACACATGGAACATGGAAACAAGgttttaaaatgcagtaaaagtGGTTTCACTTGTAGATGACGTTCATTAGGAGGCATAAAATAGATCTGCAGGgtgcaaaacacagaaaatgtatttcaaaaaataTAGTGTGTCGTTTGATGCATGGATATCATGGAAGTCATTCATATATCTTCGCATTTcaccaaatatttatttatttatgtgcagTCAGGGTGAGCCCATAATACTCTGAATGGAAGGTGaatccagatgtgtgtgtgtgtgtgtgtgtgtgtgtgcgcagggTGGGGGTGTTTTGAAGTAGGATCTCCATTTGGGTGCATCCTTGGCCATGATTTGGCtgaaataatagaaaacaaaacatgtgaGATATGAATGAGATTAGTATAAAAGAAggttggaggaaaaaaaaaaagacgaggACGTCCAAGAAGGAAACGACAGAGATCGAACGCAGCTGTTGAAGGAGAGACTGAGACAAGCACCAACttagagggaaggagggagagagagagagagagagagagagaggaaggaatgGGGAGAGGACAGGGCAGCAGGAAAGCTATCACTTTCTGAAAAGAGCAGCACGCTCCCCAGAGAGACGAGGAGGCCTGCAGAAGGCGGTGTGATAGAAAAGAGGGGACGATGGTGAAGAAGCGCAGTGGAAGGGAGTgggtgagaaaaagagagagacagaaacactaaGGGAGGAAGAAGGAATGGAGGTGAAAGGAGGTGATGGAGAAAGGCCAGATGTGGAGCTGGagtcacaaaacaaccagagcagGGACCAATCACCTCGAAATTCAGCCGTGGGTGTAAATTAAAAAAGAGTGATGATCCAACTGCAGCCTCTTGGGGTTTAACCCTTTTTATCTTTGAGCCACTGCCACAGCACACAGGAAACCTCCTTCTTTCAGGCTGctaccacagaagaagaaatctgCCTTTGTAAAGCGTCACCAAGTACAAAGAATCTCAGAGGAGGATTAGTAACCGAGATTAGTTCCTTTTTTAAGAGTAATATAAGATCAGGTGTGTAGTTATGATATATGACCATACAGATCAGATCTGATACACCTTATCTAAATGTGCCAATGCACAGTGAGCACAGGTGTAAATGAGACCTGAAACCTAATAAACTCATGGTCTTAGTTTAGTCACGGGACATTGACACATCACCCTGGTCTGATGTTTTGGTGCCTCCCTTTGGACCTGCACATATAGTTCCATCagaacttttaaatcatcagtgTCCCTCCCCCATGATTAAACTCCATCAGGTCAGTTTAAATCCATGTGGTTGATCCCTGCTTGGGAAGATACAATTTCTGTCAAATATTCAAGAGATGGGTGAAATAAGAAGCAAAACAGGGGAGATAATCAACAGAAACCGAGCCTGTGAGCTGTTGTGGACCCCATAAGAAGTAGATACTAATTGGACTTATACAATTGGATGTATTAAGACTTAATAACATGGTCCCTGACCCTAATTCAGATCCTTTTGGTGTGTGAGCCAAGTGGAGACAGAATCCAAGGAAAAAGTGTTGAATAAACAAATTCTACAGCAAGTAGAGTATGTGATGTTAGCAGATGAATGAGTTACCCAGCCTATATGAA harbors:
- the znf800b gene encoding zinc finger protein 800b isoform X1 codes for the protein MVKAQKSAGRKSSHCLRRQSGGQTEMEEGQLQSDTQQPPQARLRGGDQSSDQVQLQTAASAEALQENWDQMETPMDVQEKGDPAAEAHPQAKPLWKPIPPLLPDPEPHRSTITETKDQSCQTDEQHQQTTPGGCDHNTGLCVEPGDPPLLQQPLQTSKSGIQQIIECFRSGTSQLKHMLLREVDTIFECKLCRSLFRGLPNLITHKEYYCLSRLPESDGSSGDDRQSVAMKDLLDAIYPRVPDYVVRLEPIQTTTKAVLQYLTTEEELARYPSHTPSARQSPVAWEGEPVEGADNNQASQPGASESHSSPGHNQAQRRWESEEEAKGDQPQPEDEGSTSGVEDVTISCCLCGQDFNSRRSIRRHCRKMHQTKLEELRKFTETRTVPTSLLSMVKGRPRTLSTPTGKSCPVCLKTFATKANVRRHFDEVHRGLRRDTVTPSIASRPYQPFSLEVTPPRKSNNASPTRSHNSKSTPVNSKTTPSSQNQSKPQNPLPASPPANLASCRCTLCKRNYSSQLMLKRHMRIVHKIYSIKSNRAATTSASATTATTPNSSSANLGSNNNIRVKEEAVEPSDEDDDEEVDSSPAPSPSDNTVTSKSVSVAHNAMKVKEEEAPSSPKTASSLSSSSSSRGSNMCSGGVAAKMTKLSVGFDFKQLFCKLCKRQFSSRQNLTKHIELHTDGNDIFIKFYRCPLCRYESRRKRDVLRHVTVVHKKSSAYLAKIMPKLESRAVKRLAEVVLNSTHSNKRTSSSSKEEVNGRHASSSSSSSPSPPVTRKQDCTTAAATSTSASSSSATALAPVTRKQQDLSSPNITPSPPVTRKQERQQTHQHRPVSPPLTRRSEKHTHQRNSSSTTLPSSQPPHTRRHDTQSESSSTGSSTEVRVTKNFSLHACDQCGRAFAKKLYLESHKRSHRNAVTAAASRRKGVSTRSKSLAW
- the znf800b gene encoding zinc finger protein 800b isoform X2, which codes for MEEGQLQSDTQQPPQARLRGGDQSSDQVQLQTAASAEALQENWDQMETPMDVQEKGDPAAEAHPQAKPLWKPIPPLLPDPEPHRSTITETKDQSCQTDEQHQQTTPGGCDHNTGLCVEPGDPPLLQQPLQTSKSGIQQIIECFRSGTSQLKHMLLREVDTIFECKLCRSLFRGLPNLITHKEYYCLSRLPESDGSSGDDRQSVAMKDLLDAIYPRVPDYVVRLEPIQTTTKAVLQYLTTEEELARYPSHTPSARQSPVAWEGEPVEGADNNQASQPGASESHSSPGHNQAQRRWESEEEAKGDQPQPEDEGSTSGVEDVTISCCLCGQDFNSRRSIRRHCRKMHQTKLEELRKFTETRTVPTSLLSMVKGRPRTLSTPTGKSCPVCLKTFATKANVRRHFDEVHRGLRRDTVTPSIASRPYQPFSLEVTPPRKSNNASPTRSHNSKSTPVNSKTTPSSQNQSKPQNPLPASPPANLASCRCTLCKRNYSSQLMLKRHMRIVHKIYSIKSNRAATTSASATTATTPNSSSANLGSNNNIRVKEEAVEPSDEDDDEEVDSSPAPSPSDNTVTSKSVSVAHNAMKVKEEEAPSSPKTASSLSSSSSSRGSNMCSGGVAAKMTKLSVGFDFKQLFCKLCKRQFSSRQNLTKHIELHTDGNDIFIKFYRCPLCRYESRRKRDVLRHVTVVHKKSSAYLAKIMPKLESRAVKRLAEVVLNSTHSNKRTSSSSKEEVNGRHASSSSSSSPSPPVTRKQDCTTAAATSTSASSSSATALAPVTRKQQDLSSPNITPSPPVTRKQERQQTHQHRPVSPPLTRRSEKHTHQRNSSSTTLPSSQPPHTRRHDTQSESSSTGSSTEVRVTKNFSLHACDQCGRAFAKKLYLESHKRSHRNAVTAAASRRKGVSTRSKSLAW